The Flammeovirga yaeyamensis genome segment AGAAACTGCACTACTAAATATTTCAACAGCAGTCCCCGTTTTTAATTTTTCTACGGTTTCTTCTAAAGTATATAATTTAGAAGTAATAGTGTTAAGGATATTGTTTACAACCCATAAGCCCCACCAAATATTGACCATAAAAGAGTTATCCTTTATTTCCTGTCCATTTTTTTGTAAGTATTGCCTTAATTCCAGAAATAATTCACTCATAATTTGATAAGGACGTACCCAGTTTAAGAATGGGATAAACCAACTCCAAACTGTTTCAGATTCTGAGTAACCCAAATAATCCACTTTTAATTTTAGATTATGATATGCTCTTCTCATCCATTTGATGAATAAGATACCTGTAATTATAAGTCCGATTACATAACCAAATTGAGCAAAAGCATTCAATCCTAAAGGAATGCCAAAAAACATGATATAGTCATCAGCAAGAGCACTTTGGTCTTCAATGTCTATTAAAATATTATAAATAATAATGTGATTCACCATCATTACAAAGGAAAGAAAACACATAAATCCAAGGAAAATTTTAGCAATAGATGCTCTTTGATTGTTTACTCTAAGTTGTTCCATTTTGAAAAAATTGATTGAAAAAAATATTAAGAAGTCACTGTTTGAAGTGCGAAGATTTGTTATTCCATTTTTAATGAAGAATGCTTTCATCAAAAATAATAAAAAAGGGCGGTTTAGAATTAAAACCACCCATTTTTATCGATATAACAATCTACATTTAATTAATGTTGTTAGAATATCTCATTTTACTCTTTTCAAAAAGTTGATTCGATTTTAATTTCTTGAAAGGCACTAACATAAATTCATAACTATAATCTTGAGTTGGGTCAAGCATGTATTGATCCATTGCTCTCGACCACCAAGAATTCACACCACCAACACCTTCTTGAAGATGATCAATATGCCACTGTACACCATCCAATTTTTCAATTTGATAAGGATGCCTTTGATCATGTCTCAAATTTTTAGGGTAATTGTATGATGCATCTCCAGCATCAAGAGATTCGTCGGTATAATTAATAGCGCTAGTACTTAATTGATATTGATCCGAAGAATAAGCCAATAATCCAACTCCTTTATTATTTTGTAATGCTATCCATCTAACATCAGTATGATTCCCAAATTCTTGTGGACGGATATAAGGTATTTCTTGGTCACTAACTTTTTTGGTAAAAAGATCGACATTATTAGCACTATTTCTATCAGCATAATTATCTTCAGGACCTCTGCCAAAAAAGGACATATTATCAAATTCTTTTTTCAAGTTCATTCGTAGACCGACTCGAATCAGTTCAGGCAATTTTTCTTTTTCTTCCATGCCTTTTAAAGTACTTTTTACTTTCAAGGAACCATCGCCAAAAACAGTGTATTCCATAACGAATTTGGTCTCTACATTTGGTAAATGATAAGTAATATTCATTTGTACTACATTATCTTTAATCTTCTCTGTGGTGATATTTTCAATAGAAAATTCATGAGTTGCCACATTCCAATCTTTCGCTTTTTGGAAAGCGTAAGCACCCA includes the following:
- a CDS encoding DUF4328 domain-containing protein; this encodes MEQLRVNNQRASIAKIFLGFMCFLSFVMMVNHIIIYNILIDIEDQSALADDYIMFFGIPLGLNAFAQFGYVIGLIITGILFIKWMRRAYHNLKLKVDYLGYSESETVWSWFIPFLNWVRPYQIMSELFLELRQYLQKNGQEIKDNSFMVNIWWGLWVVNNILNTITSKLYTLEETVEKLKTGTAVEIFSSAVSIIAALLAIKMISYYNEMETKMIDTSSEAEEGNISLA